The Zobellia alginiliquefaciens genome contains a region encoding:
- a CDS encoding DNA polymerase Y family protein — protein sequence MEKTILHLDLDTFYVSVERLINSELKKKPLLVGGLSDRGVVAACSYETRGYGVHSGMPMKMAKELCPEAIAIRGNAGTYSKHSDVVTEIIQEQVPLFEKSSIDEFYADLTGMDRFFGSYKYASELRKRIIRETGLPISFGLSSNKVVSKVATGEAKPNNQLKIDYGFEKPFLAPLSVKKIPMVGDKTYQTLRNLGLRKIQTVQEMPMDVMRHVLGKNGTVIWKRANGLDNTPVIPFCERKSISTERTFDKDTIDITMLRGILIAMTENLAYQLRRGEKLTACIAVKIRYSDFNTYSKQLRIPYTSADHILIPKILDMFKMLYNRRLLVRLIGIRFSHLVGGNYQINLFDDTEEALNLYDAMDRIRNRYGDKSVIRASAMGARTIGRMQNPFDGRPPVVLAHRKQ from the coding sequence ATGGAGAAAACCATTTTACATTTAGACCTTGATACATTTTATGTATCCGTAGAGCGGCTCATTAATAGTGAGTTGAAGAAGAAGCCCTTATTGGTTGGCGGTCTCAGCGATAGGGGCGTGGTGGCCGCTTGTAGCTATGAGACCCGTGGCTATGGTGTGCATTCCGGTATGCCCATGAAAATGGCCAAGGAACTCTGCCCGGAGGCTATTGCAATACGGGGTAATGCGGGAACGTATAGTAAGCACTCAGATGTTGTAACGGAAATTATACAAGAGCAGGTGCCGCTTTTTGAAAAATCCAGTATAGATGAATTTTATGCAGATCTTACCGGAATGGACCGTTTTTTTGGTTCTTATAAATATGCTTCAGAATTGCGTAAGCGTATTATTAGGGAAACGGGGTTACCTATCTCTTTTGGGCTTTCAAGTAATAAAGTGGTTTCTAAGGTGGCTACAGGAGAAGCTAAACCCAATAACCAGTTGAAAATAGATTACGGATTCGAGAAACCTTTTCTGGCGCCTCTTTCCGTTAAGAAAATACCTATGGTGGGCGATAAGACCTATCAAACCCTTCGGAACCTAGGGCTTCGGAAAATACAGACCGTACAAGAAATGCCAATGGATGTTATGCGCCATGTTTTGGGAAAAAACGGGACGGTTATTTGGAAACGCGCAAATGGATTGGATAATACTCCGGTAATACCGTTTTGTGAGCGAAAATCTATTTCTACGGAACGCACGTTCGACAAGGATACTATAGACATAACCATGCTTAGGGGCATTCTCATTGCAATGACCGAGAATTTGGCCTACCAATTAAGACGTGGAGAAAAGCTTACGGCTTGCATAGCGGTGAAAATTAGATATTCAGATTTTAATACCTATTCAAAACAATTGCGCATACCCTATACCAGTGCCGATCATATTCTAATCCCTAAAATACTGGATATGTTCAAAATGCTGTATAACCGTAGGTTGTTGGTGCGTTTGATCGGTATTCGTTTTAGCCATTTGGTGGGAGGGAACTACCAAATCAACCTTTTTGACGATACGGAAGAGGCGTTAAATTTATATGATGCCATGGATAGGATTAGAAATAGATATGGCGATAAGAGCGTCATTAGAGCCTCGGCTATGGGCGCACGTACTATTGGGCGAATGCAGAATCCGTTTGATGGTCGTCCTCCGGTTGTTCTGGCACATAGAAAACAATAA
- a CDS encoding metallophosphoesterase, whose amino-acid sequence MSSNTRLSRAYQNAKVVPFDDESKFILFSDCHRGDNSFADDFANNRNIYFHALNFYFKEGFDYCEIGDGDELWENRFFESIFEAHKNVYELLRKFHWSKKLHMIWGNHDMVYKDPEYVKKHLSRYFEPIDGESKALFEGITYHEGIVLKHKNTQQEIFLTHGHQADWWNYTFWRWSRFLVRALWKPLQVWGIADPTSPAKNYKELIKIERRIKRWILKNNLLITIVGHTHRPRFPEPGDIPFFNDGSCVHPRSITGIEIEKGSISLIKWQISTTEDGTLRVVRVLLEGPQKLQDYQKANG is encoded by the coding sequence ATGTCGTCCAATACCCGGTTATCCAGAGCATACCAAAATGCCAAAGTGGTGCCTTTTGACGATGAATCGAAATTTATTCTCTTCAGTGACTGCCATAGAGGCGACAATAGTTTTGCAGATGACTTCGCCAACAACCGAAACATCTACTTTCATGCCCTTAATTTTTATTTCAAAGAAGGGTTTGATTATTGTGAAATAGGTGATGGGGACGAACTTTGGGAGAACCGTTTTTTTGAGTCCATTTTTGAGGCACATAAAAATGTTTATGAGCTTTTAAGAAAATTTCATTGGAGCAAAAAATTACATATGATATGGGGCAACCATGATATGGTGTACAAAGACCCAGAATATGTAAAAAAGCACCTTAGCCGCTATTTTGAGCCTATAGATGGGGAATCTAAGGCGCTTTTTGAAGGCATTACCTATCACGAAGGCATTGTACTAAAACACAAGAACACGCAACAAGAAATTTTCTTGACGCACGGCCACCAAGCAGATTGGTGGAACTATACCTTTTGGCGCTGGAGCCGCTTTCTGGTTCGTGCTCTTTGGAAACCCCTACAAGTCTGGGGCATTGCAGATCCTACGAGCCCAGCCAAAAACTACAAAGAGCTTATTAAAATTGAACGACGAATTAAGCGATGGATTCTAAAGAACAACCTTTTGATCACCATTGTTGGCCACACCCACAGACCACGCTTTCCCGAACCTGGAGACATTCCGTTTTTTAATGATGGTAGCTGCGTTCACCCACGTAGTATTACGGGCATTGAAATAGAAAAGGGTTCTATTTCATTGATCAAATGGCAAATTTCCACAACGGAAGATGGCACGCTCCGCGTAGTACGTGTTTTACTAGAAGGCCCACAAAAACTGCAGGATTACCAAAAAGCGAATGGTTAG
- a CDS encoding amidase, with translation MIKFRAFCLLVVFIGFYNCKDHTATPTDDHAIELSELTISDIHKAYKDGSFNSKQLVEAYVERIEGFDSTINSITVINPKAIAVAEALDKEYRETGLLRPLHGIPIIVKDNINTSGLPTTAGSLALEDYTPKEDAFIIKKLVAAGAIVLAKSNMAEWAFSPMHTESSTAGTTRNPYNTDYVPAGSSGGTGASIASNFGTVGLGTDTGNSIRGPSSHNALVGFRTTLGLVSRSAIVPLYLRNDVVGPMARTVEDATKILEVIAGYDADDPLTKNSNNKIPPSYTQFLKSDALKGARIGVLRELSEDSPHPEIKQLFEKSLSELDSLGATVVDPIVIPNFASLKENQWCAPFREDIQAFLEDYVKSDSLKTIEDIIKVGSKSDFASERLIRNAAHSGRWEDSEIPCLDAYSDIRRVAFREAIENVMDSLKLDAIVYPSWNNPPARIDNFQEEYKGDNNQVISPHTGQPAFTVPMGFTTENLPAGLQFLSRMYDEPVLIGLAYSYEQGTKHRKMPELK, from the coding sequence ATGATAAAATTCAGAGCTTTCTGTCTACTAGTAGTTTTCATAGGATTCTATAATTGCAAAGACCACACAGCAACACCTACAGATGACCACGCAATAGAACTATCCGAGCTAACTATTTCAGATATCCATAAAGCGTATAAAGACGGTTCTTTTAATAGCAAGCAATTAGTAGAAGCATATGTAGAGCGTATTGAGGGTTTTGACAGCACCATAAATTCAATTACGGTTATAAACCCAAAAGCCATAGCGGTTGCCGAAGCGCTGGATAAGGAATATAGAGAAACGGGCTTATTACGGCCTTTACACGGAATTCCAATTATTGTAAAGGACAATATTAATACCTCAGGGCTCCCTACTACGGCAGGCTCATTGGCTTTAGAAGATTATACACCAAAAGAAGATGCTTTTATAATTAAAAAACTAGTTGCTGCCGGAGCTATAGTACTAGCTAAGTCCAACATGGCCGAATGGGCCTTTAGCCCCATGCATACTGAAAGTTCTACTGCAGGAACCACTAGAAATCCCTACAACACGGATTATGTGCCAGCTGGATCCAGTGGTGGAACAGGAGCTTCCATTGCCTCCAATTTTGGCACTGTTGGCCTGGGAACAGACACAGGAAATTCCATTAGAGGGCCTTCCTCACATAACGCATTAGTAGGGTTTCGCACAACATTAGGTTTAGTCAGCAGAAGCGCCATTGTTCCACTTTATTTGAGAAACGACGTAGTTGGTCCTATGGCCAGAACTGTAGAAGACGCTACCAAAATATTAGAAGTTATTGCTGGTTATGACGCTGATGATCCATTGACCAAAAACTCCAACAACAAAATACCTCCCAGCTACACACAATTTCTTAAGAGCGATGCTCTGAAAGGCGCCAGAATTGGAGTGCTTAGAGAGTTGAGTGAAGACAGTCCCCACCCAGAAATTAAGCAGTTATTTGAGAAATCGCTTTCTGAACTGGATTCGCTGGGTGCTACCGTGGTGGACCCCATAGTCATTCCAAATTTTGCAAGTTTAAAAGAGAATCAATGGTGTGCTCCGTTTCGTGAAGATATACAAGCTTTCCTGGAGGATTATGTAAAAAGTGATTCTCTAAAAACAATTGAGGACATTATAAAAGTTGGAAGCAAATCAGATTTTGCCAGCGAGCGATTAATACGAAATGCAGCCCATTCCGGTAGGTGGGAAGATTCTGAAATACCGTGTTTAGATGCTTATTCGGATATTAGAAGGGTTGCTTTTAGGGAGGCGATCGAAAACGTGATGGACTCCCTAAAACTAGACGCCATAGTTTACCCTTCATGGAATAATCCACCAGCAAGAATTGATAATTTTCAAGAAGAATACAAAGGCGATAATAACCAAGTAATTAGTCCACATACCGGCCAACCCGCCTTTACGGTTCCTATGGGCTTTACAACAGAAAACCTACCTGCAGGACTACAATTTTTAAGTAGAATGTATGATGAGCCCGTATTGATCGGTTTGGCATATTCTTACGAGCAAGGCACAAAACATAGGAAAATGCCAGAGTTAAAATAA
- a CDS encoding AraC family transcriptional regulator has product MRLLYYLFLNFSILLFSNTAYAQNIKFKTLSTNDGLSNNSVTDMVSDDDGALWIATWDGLNRYNGSTFTVYKHDIKVPNSIAGNNIEHLKKDIAGNIWVLTKDKKLSRYIGNDKFQNFSFDTTPKNLMITQNGTIGITTQKNNYEFIDGEFIENQFVEKKEDKRILEDILLKKHPNNIINDVLKDKSGHIWYATRRNGVYIIPNHRNNLNNEQIDHYFHDLYNPHSFNSDEVEKLYEDDFGNIWLGHKDGGLSMAYTNSDKITTITPHPVKFPHLPNETIRAITTDFKSRIWLGYYTQGLLYFDLDLGCFVKYNVQEAQENGDWERIRSLYTTSEGEIWVGTYAGIIRITDHTYQLYESKNIDAFPNDRNYSFHEDHQNNLWISCWGGAAKFNLKTNTFEPFKGQNALNEYHIRNITFADNELLISTENQGFFILEVDTGALEKITVNDGILGNSVFSSFKDKQSGYYWIASLGGISVYDKNEGIVHNISENEGLPSHMVYGLLLEGDKIWISTTKGIATVERSNFVVTPLNMDEGWQAREFSEGAYYQDRKGTLFFAGINGLNYFSPASLNITKELPKLKINIDNTREFSQGITKSYGENSLEIKIEPIVFSNDPNNKVLYKLSGYDNGFQTFKNNPIQYTNIPDGEYKFEVKNSLANDLAISSIPIIIQKPFYKTTWFYILLLITSLTTFTIWVLTRNRNIAKNQRELELKIEERTDTINRQKERLIKVNQTLDEKNKEINRQREELLNSYHQLKNEDFEIEKFKTFVLSEFKEPVSKIIENSKTLIEDESAKLNINAESSKLITLLSEWDYLTNSKDIGELKKSATKIKQTVKALIDGLSVQAKKSKVNLDYSLAIENQWVELDSLRFKLFFKYLFNDILKYISKGSYLKVSVITKESLELHVESDSKVLIDNFFSIQHYSPYFRAANTLLTAMEGTLTVSHENNLTITVHLPINVVDTDSNKIEEVLWKHLDLNEKLPSDKNNILIFCNDNDYLPAFQLFDHQENNLVFERTTAAIASAIKHVDIHCLILYNVPIDEQLVKLFHLTKHNGVQITLPILYISEDIDHSLRLQTTELGVDAFIQLPVSKSFIQSKLTKLLSVRKKYANNSSKHLFFETPFTEDQTLSVNEKLVKKALNLINENLNDPSFNVQKLKEMLFVSKIKCYRAFKEVLQQSPSDVIIKLRLQKAEYLLKNHTLNISEISMECGFNDPKYFSRLFKKNFECSPKEYRAKTSKV; this is encoded by the coding sequence ATGAGATTGCTATATTATCTTTTTCTTAATTTCTCAATATTGCTATTCAGCAATACTGCTTATGCCCAGAATATAAAATTCAAAACGCTTAGCACCAATGATGGGTTGTCCAATAATTCCGTTACGGATATGGTGAGCGATGATGATGGTGCCTTATGGATTGCCACTTGGGATGGATTAAACCGCTATAACGGTAGCACATTTACCGTTTACAAACATGACATTAAAGTACCCAATTCCATAGCCGGAAACAATATAGAGCACTTAAAAAAAGACATAGCGGGCAATATATGGGTGCTGACCAAAGATAAAAAGCTAAGCAGATATATTGGGAATGATAAATTCCAAAATTTCTCTTTTGATACCACCCCAAAGAATTTAATGATTACCCAGAACGGCACTATTGGCATTACAACTCAAAAAAACAACTATGAATTTATAGATGGTGAATTCATAGAAAATCAATTTGTTGAAAAAAAAGAAGATAAGCGCATTTTAGAAGACATTCTACTTAAGAAACACCCTAACAATATCATAAATGATGTTCTAAAGGACAAATCCGGTCATATATGGTACGCCACCAGAAGAAACGGGGTCTACATTATCCCTAACCATCGTAACAATCTTAATAATGAACAAATAGACCACTATTTTCATGATCTGTACAACCCACATAGTTTTAATAGTGACGAAGTTGAAAAGTTGTACGAAGACGATTTTGGAAACATATGGCTGGGGCACAAAGATGGCGGGCTAAGTATGGCCTATACCAATTCAGATAAAATAACCACAATTACCCCGCACCCCGTAAAATTTCCGCACCTACCCAATGAAACCATACGGGCCATTACTACCGATTTTAAAAGTAGAATTTGGCTAGGCTATTATACACAGGGGCTTCTTTATTTTGATCTGGACCTAGGTTGTTTTGTAAAATATAATGTTCAAGAAGCCCAAGAGAACGGAGATTGGGAGCGTATTCGTTCTTTATACACCACTTCCGAAGGTGAGATTTGGGTTGGAACCTATGCCGGAATTATTAGAATAACAGACCATACGTACCAACTATATGAATCCAAGAATATTGATGCCTTTCCCAATGACAGAAATTATTCTTTTCATGAAGACCACCAAAACAACCTTTGGATTTCCTGCTGGGGAGGAGCTGCTAAATTCAATTTAAAAACCAACACCTTTGAACCTTTTAAAGGTCAAAACGCGCTTAACGAATATCATATTAGAAATATCACATTTGCAGATAATGAACTTTTGATCAGCACAGAAAATCAAGGTTTTTTTATACTGGAGGTAGACACTGGTGCATTGGAAAAAATCACCGTTAATGACGGTATTTTAGGTAATAGTGTCTTTTCCTCTTTTAAGGACAAACAATCTGGCTATTATTGGATTGCAAGCTTAGGGGGAATCAGTGTATATGATAAAAATGAAGGGATTGTTCATAATATTTCCGAAAACGAAGGGCTTCCCAGCCATATGGTATACGGTCTGCTTTTAGAAGGTGATAAAATTTGGATAAGCACCACTAAAGGAATAGCCACGGTAGAACGAAGTAATTTTGTGGTAACCCCATTAAATATGGATGAAGGTTGGCAGGCTCGGGAATTTTCAGAAGGTGCTTACTACCAAGACCGAAAAGGCACCTTGTTCTTTGCCGGAATTAATGGATTAAACTACTTCTCCCCTGCTTCCTTGAACATCACAAAAGAACTGCCCAAACTAAAAATAAATATAGACAACACTAGAGAATTCTCGCAAGGCATTACTAAAAGTTACGGAGAAAACTCATTAGAGATAAAAATTGAACCTATTGTTTTTTCCAACGACCCAAACAATAAGGTCCTATATAAACTATCGGGCTATGACAACGGTTTTCAAACGTTCAAGAACAATCCTATTCAATATACAAATATCCCCGATGGGGAATATAAATTTGAAGTCAAAAATTCTTTGGCCAATGACCTGGCCATTTCCAGTATACCTATAATAATCCAAAAACCATTTTACAAAACCACTTGGTTCTATATTCTACTGCTAATTACTTCACTTACCACTTTCACGATTTGGGTTTTAACCAGAAATAGGAACATAGCAAAAAACCAGAGAGAACTAGAACTAAAAATAGAAGAAAGAACCGATACCATTAACCGGCAAAAGGAACGCTTAATTAAAGTAAACCAGACACTGGATGAAAAGAACAAGGAGATAAATCGCCAGAGAGAAGAACTGCTAAACTCCTATCATCAATTAAAGAATGAAGATTTTGAAATTGAAAAGTTCAAGACCTTTGTTCTGTCCGAGTTTAAAGAACCTGTTTCTAAAATAATTGAAAACTCTAAAACTCTTATTGAAGATGAAAGTGCAAAACTGAACATCAATGCCGAATCCAGTAAACTGATCACATTGCTTTCTGAGTGGGACTACCTTACCAATTCTAAAGATATTGGCGAATTAAAAAAATCGGCCACCAAAATAAAGCAGACGGTAAAAGCTCTTATAGACGGACTTTCGGTACAGGCCAAAAAATCCAAGGTAAATCTGGACTATTCACTGGCTATAGAAAACCAATGGGTTGAATTAGATTCTCTACGATTTAAACTATTTTTCAAATATCTGTTTAACGATATCTTAAAATACATTTCCAAAGGCAGTTATCTAAAAGTAAGCGTAATAACAAAAGAGTCTCTTGAACTCCATGTGGAGTCCGACAGTAAAGTCTTAATCGATAATTTTTTTAGCATACAGCATTACAGTCCGTATTTTAGAGCGGCAAACACCCTTTTAACGGCTATGGAGGGCACTCTTACGGTGAGCCATGAGAACAACTTAACGATCACCGTACATCTACCCATAAATGTGGTGGATACTGATTCTAATAAGATTGAAGAAGTGCTCTGGAAGCATTTAGACCTGAACGAAAAACTACCCTCCGATAAAAATAACATCCTTATCTTCTGTAATGATAATGATTACCTACCTGCATTTCAATTGTTTGATCACCAGGAAAACAATTTGGTATTTGAGCGAACTACGGCAGCAATTGCTTCGGCCATAAAACATGTTGATATCCACTGTTTAATACTGTACAATGTACCTATTGACGAACAGCTGGTGAAACTCTTTCACCTTACCAAGCACAACGGTGTACAAATTACGCTGCCTATACTATACATCTCAGAAGATATTGACCATTCTTTACGTCTACAGACCACTGAGCTGGGCGTGGATGCCTTTATACAATTACCTGTAAGCAAGTCTTTTATCCAAAGTAAGCTTACCAAACTTTTATCCGTAAGAAAAAAATACGCCAACAATTCATCTAAACACCTGTTTTTTGAAACCCCGTTTACTGAAGACCAAACTTTATCCGTGAACGAAAAATTGGTAAAAAAGGCATTGAACCTTATCAATGAGAACCTGAACGACCCTTCTTTCAACGTTCAAAAACTAAAGGA
- a CDS encoding DNA polymerase III subunit alpha → MYLNCHTYYSLRYGTFSETELLHLAQANHVTQLVLTDINNTSAALNFVRKSPEYNVRPILGIDFRNGVDQCFVGIAKNNEGYLELNNYLSRHLHQKKEMPATAPRFQHAYVVYPFEKVMENNCFAFAENEFIGISISDLRRLPFSKILKLKDKLVVQQPVTFRNKGDFNAHRLLRAIDNNCVLSKLDKTEEGNEEEKMFPIQNLAAAFSEYPFILENTEHVLNTCSISFDFSENRPPQNQKTYSGSSEEDEVLLEKLCKEGLSYRYETVDQEIMNRLDKELELIKSMGFISYFLLNWDIVSHARKQGFFYVGRGSGANSIVAYLLRITDVDPMELDLYFERFINLYRANPPDFDIDFSHRDRPEMTKYIFERFENVALLGTYVTFKERGVIRELGKVFGLPKSEIDLLCEGRLDLSKLDEVSRLVLKYGRLIKGMPNYLSIHAGGILISEKPLHCFSATHLPPKGFPTVQFDMVIAEDVGLFKFDILGQRGLAKIREALDIIAYNQPQKKNTFDIHDIKKIKTDEFVNNLVKTAQCMGCFYVESPAMRMLLKKLEVDNYLGLVAASSIIRPGVAKSGMMREYILRHRNPGRTEEKAHPVLLSIMPETYGVMVYQEDVIKVAHHFADLDLGEADVLRRGMSGKFRSREEFQKVKDKFIDNCRRKGESDEVIFEVWEQIASFAGYAFAKGHSASYAVESYQTLFLRAYFPLEYMVAVLNNGGGFYRPEFYVHEVRMLGGTVHPPCINNSHYSNAIFGTDVFIGFGFLRELEDRVVERILKERASNGEFKSLEDFLDRVLISVEQVDVLIRINAFGFTAINKHELLWKAYFFLSKGKKIEHPKLFPPKHQEFKIPELYTTHLEMAFTQLELLGFCLCSPFELLAEPPKNNTGSKDLEKYLNRHIDMYGYLVTVKNTRTHTGKPMHFATLVDQYGQVFDTVLFPPVAAKYNFRGKGIYRFYGKVVSEFGFLSIEVIKMQKEDYVQDPRYADMKTSTKVFENKKAQANTKLSS, encoded by the coding sequence TTGTATTTAAACTGCCATACCTATTACAGTCTGCGCTACGGTACTTTCTCAGAAACCGAACTCTTGCATTTGGCACAGGCCAATCATGTAACTCAGTTGGTTTTGACGGATATCAATAATACATCGGCTGCGCTCAATTTTGTAAGAAAGTCTCCGGAATATAATGTTAGACCTATTTTGGGCATCGATTTTAGAAATGGGGTGGATCAATGTTTTGTGGGTATTGCTAAAAATAATGAGGGGTACTTGGAGCTCAATAATTATCTGTCACGGCATTTACATCAAAAAAAGGAAATGCCCGCCACAGCCCCCAGGTTTCAGCATGCTTATGTTGTGTACCCGTTTGAAAAAGTAATGGAGAACAATTGTTTTGCTTTTGCCGAAAATGAATTTATAGGAATATCCATTTCTGATTTAAGGCGGTTACCTTTTTCAAAAATACTGAAATTGAAAGACAAACTGGTAGTGCAGCAGCCGGTTACATTTCGTAATAAAGGAGATTTTAATGCCCATAGGTTGTTGCGAGCTATTGATAATAATTGCGTGCTTAGTAAATTAGATAAAACAGAAGAAGGTAACGAGGAAGAAAAAATGTTCCCGATTCAGAATCTAGCGGCAGCCTTTTCCGAATATCCTTTTATTCTTGAAAATACAGAACACGTATTGAACACCTGTTCCATTTCATTTGATTTTTCAGAAAATAGGCCTCCACAAAATCAAAAAACATATTCTGGCAGTAGTGAAGAAGATGAAGTTTTGTTAGAAAAACTTTGTAAAGAAGGTCTGTCCTATAGGTATGAAACGGTTGATCAAGAGATAATGAATCGTTTGGACAAAGAACTGGAGCTTATTAAGAGCATGGGTTTTATATCCTACTTTCTCCTGAATTGGGATATTGTTTCCCATGCTCGTAAACAAGGTTTTTTTTATGTAGGCAGGGGAAGTGGGGCTAATAGTATTGTGGCCTATTTGCTGCGTATTACAGATGTGGACCCCATGGAGCTAGACTTGTATTTTGAACGGTTTATCAATTTATATCGCGCCAATCCCCCGGATTTTGATATTGATTTTTCGCATCGCGATCGGCCCGAAATGACCAAGTACATTTTTGAACGTTTTGAAAACGTTGCTTTATTGGGTACATATGTGACTTTTAAAGAAAGAGGTGTTATTCGTGAATTGGGAAAAGTATTCGGGTTGCCAAAAAGTGAAATCGATTTGCTTTGTGAGGGCAGATTGGATTTGTCAAAGCTTGATGAGGTTTCTCGTTTGGTTTTAAAATACGGCCGCCTGATCAAAGGTATGCCCAACTATTTGAGTATACATGCTGGCGGCATTTTAATCAGTGAAAAACCCTTGCATTGCTTCTCGGCAACACACCTGCCTCCCAAAGGATTCCCGACTGTGCAGTTTGATATGGTTATAGCCGAAGATGTAGGTTTGTTCAAATTTGATATTCTTGGACAACGTGGACTGGCGAAAATACGAGAAGCCTTAGATATTATCGCATATAATCAACCCCAAAAAAAGAATACGTTCGATATTCATGATATAAAAAAAATAAAGACTGATGAGTTTGTGAATAACCTAGTGAAGACTGCACAATGTATGGGGTGTTTTTACGTAGAATCTCCAGCCATGCGTATGCTTTTAAAGAAATTAGAGGTAGATAATTACTTGGGCTTGGTAGCGGCCAGTTCTATTATTAGACCGGGTGTCGCCAAAAGCGGAATGATGCGCGAATATATTTTACGACATCGTAATCCGGGAAGGACAGAAGAGAAAGCACACCCTGTTTTGCTAAGTATTATGCCGGAGACGTATGGGGTTATGGTCTATCAGGAAGATGTTATAAAGGTGGCTCACCATTTTGCCGATTTAGATCTGGGCGAGGCCGATGTATTGCGTCGTGGCATGAGCGGAAAATTCAGGTCGCGTGAAGAATTTCAGAAAGTAAAGGATAAGTTTATAGATAACTGTAGGCGGAAAGGAGAGAGCGACGAAGTTATTTTTGAAGTGTGGGAACAGATTGCAAGTTTTGCAGGATATGCCTTTGCCAAAGGGCACTCTGCCTCGTATGCCGTAGAAAGTTATCAGACACTTTTCTTAAGGGCTTATTTTCCGTTGGAATACATGGTGGCCGTACTCAATAATGGTGGCGGGTTTTATCGCCCTGAATTTTATGTTCATGAAGTCCGTATGTTGGGCGGCACCGTGCATCCGCCCTGTATAAATAACAGCCATTACTCAAATGCTATCTTCGGAACCGATGTTTTTATAGGTTTTGGCTTTTTACGGGAATTGGAAGATAGGGTCGTAGAACGTATTTTAAAGGAACGGGCAAGCAATGGTGAATTTAAATCATTGGAAGATTTTTTAGATCGGGTACTTATTTCGGTAGAACAGGTAGATGTGCTTATTCGTATAAATGCATTTGGATTTACGGCAATCAACAAACATGAATTATTATGGAAAGCTTATTTTTTTCTCAGTAAGGGAAAAAAAATAGAGCACCCAAAGCTCTTCCCGCCCAAACATCAAGAATTTAAAATTCCGGAATTGTATACCACTCATTTGGAAATGGCATTTACCCAGTTAGAACTGCTAGGTTTTTGTTTGTGCAGTCCGTTTGAACTATTGGCTGAACCTCCGAAAAATAATACGGGAAGCAAAGATCTAGAAAAATATCTTAACCGCCATATAGATATGTATGGGTATTTGGTAACGGTTAAAAATACAAGGACACATACAGGTAAACCCATGCATTTTGCCACTTTGGTGGATCAATATGGGCAGGTTTTCGATACCGTTCTCTTTCCGCCGGTAGCTGCTAAATATAATTTTAGGGGCAAAGGTATTTATCGGTTTTACGGCAAGGTGGTAAGCGAATTTGGTTTTTTAAGCATTGAGGTCATAAAAATGCAAAAGGAAGATTATGTTCAAGATCCAAGATATGCAGATATGAAAACGAGTACGAAGGTATTTGAGAATAAGAAAGCGCAAGCAAATACCAAGTTGAGTTCTTAG
- a CDS encoding DUF1684 domain-containing protein: MKTIIAILFLLTNSIVFAQDHSHINEIKEFQKELNTEFKNPDKSPLSKKERKRFTGHDFYPIKETFRVEAKFTRILDPLPFQMKTTTNRAPTYEKYGEIFFEIEEKPYKLTIYQSHRLRKTEEFKDYLFLPFTDQTNGKETYGGGRYIDLKIPDSDKIVIDFNKAYNPYCAYNNYSSCPIPPKENDLQLKIEAGVKAVKK, from the coding sequence ATGAAAACCATAATCGCAATACTGTTCCTTCTAACAAACTCTATAGTATTTGCTCAAGACCATTCTCACATTAACGAAATCAAGGAATTCCAAAAAGAACTGAATACCGAATTCAAAAACCCTGATAAATCGCCTTTAAGTAAAAAAGAGCGAAAGAGGTTTACCGGTCATGACTTTTACCCCATTAAGGAAACATTCCGCGTAGAGGCTAAATTCACCAGAATTTTAGACCCACTACCGTTTCAAATGAAAACTACGACCAATAGGGCCCCTACCTATGAAAAATATGGGGAAATTTTTTTTGAAATAGAAGAAAAACCATATAAATTAACTATTTACCAAAGCCATCGTTTACGGAAAACCGAAGAATTTAAAGACTATTTATTTCTACCCTTTACCGACCAAACCAATGGAAAAGAAACCTACGGCGGTGGCAGGTACATTGATTTAAAAATCCCAGATTCGGACAAAATTGTAATCGATTTTAATAAGGCCTACAACCCTTATTGTGCCTACAATAATTATAGCTCCTGCCCTATTCCTCCAAAGGAGAATGACCTTCAGTTAAAAATAGAAGCCGGTGTTAAAGCCGTGAAAAAATAG